The Candidatus Methylomirabilota bacterium DNA window GCGATGACGCGCGTCGGACGGCGGAGCGAGCGGCTTCAAGACCTCATGGCCGAGGCCGCGCACGGCGCCTTGCGGTCGGCCGGCGTGGACGCGCCAGACGCGATCGTCGTCGCCGCCATGAACCCCGAGGAGTTCGTCGGCGACGGCAACTTCGCCTCGAACGCCGCCGCCCACCTGGGCTTCGCCCAGGCGCCGGCGCTCAGGGTCGAGACCGCGACCTCCTCGGGCGCGGCCGCCTTCTACGCCGGGTTCGCGCTGGTCGCGGCCGGCCTGCGGCGCGCGGTGCTGGTCGTCGGCGGCGAGAAGATGACCCACCTCGCCACGCCCCGGGTGTCCGAGCTGATCGGCCGCTCGCTCGATCCCTACGAGCGCTCCTACGGCGCCACGATGCCCGCCCTCGCGGCCCTCGTCACGCGCGCGCTGATGGCGCGCGGCGTGGGCGCGCGCGAGCTCGCCCAGGTGGCCGTGAAGAACCACGCCAACGCGCTCCGGAACCCGTACGCGCACTTCCGCCGCGCGGTCACGCCCGAGGAGGTGCTCGAGAGCCGCATGGTGGCCGACCCGCTCCGCCTGCTCCACTGCTGCCCCATCTCGGACGGCGCCGCCGCGGTCGTCCTGACGGCCGATCGCGCGGGCGTGCGCGTGGCCGGCATCGGGCAGGGGAACGACACGCTCGCGCTCCGTCACCGCCAGATCCTCACGAGCTTCCGGGCCACGCAGGCGGCGGCGGGCGAGGCCTTCGCGATGGCGGGCTTCGGCCCGGAGCGGGTGGACGTGGCCGAGCTCCACGACGCGTTCGCCCCGTTCGAGCTGATCTCGCTCGAGGACCTGGGCCTCGTGCCGCCGGGCAAGGCCGGGCGCGTGACGCTCGACGGCGAGACCGCCCTCGACGGCCGGCTGCCGGTGAACCCGTCGGGCGGGCTCAAGGCGCGCGGCCATCCGCTGGCGGCCACGGGGCTCGCCCAGATCGTCGAGTGCGTCTGGCAGCTCACCGGGCGCGCGGAGGGGTGCCAGACGCAGGCGCGCGTCGCGCTCGCCCAGTCCATCGGCGGGCTCGCGACGAACAACTGGGTGACGCTCCTCGAGGCGGCGTGATCGAGGGGATCGAGGCCTCCCGCTGCCCCGCGTGCCGCGCGATCGTCGCGCCTCCCGCGAGCTACTGCCCGCGCCATCCCGTGGCGATGGAGCCCGTGTTGCTGCCGGGCGCCGGCGAGATCGTCTCGTTCACCACGCTCCACGCGCCGCCGGCGGGCTTTCGCGCGCCGCTGCACATCGCGCTCGTCGAGCTCGAAGGGGGTGCGCGGTTCGTCTGCCACGGCGCCGACACGCGCGGGCTCAGGATCGGCTCGCGCGTCGCCATCGAGGCGGTGGACAGCGTCTATTACTTCTCCCACCTGGGCGCCGTGGACCGCGCGCGGCTTTTCTGGCACCGCGCCGGCCGCGCCGGCGACCGCGTGAGCGCGATCGCGCGGAGCCTCGCCAAGCGCGTCTTCAAAGGACGAGCGCGTGCCTCGAGCTAAGGGACCGCTGGCCGGCGTCCGCGTCCTCGACCTCACCCGTGTCCTCGCGGGCCCCTTCTGCGCCATGCTCCTCGGCGACATGGGCGCGGAGGTCGTCAAGATCGAGGAGCCCGGCAA harbors:
- a CDS encoding OB-fold domain-containing protein produces the protein MIEGIEASRCPACRAIVAPPASYCPRHPVAMEPVLLPGAGEIVSFTTLHAPPAGFRAPLHIALVELEGGARFVCHGADTRGLRIGSRVAIEAVDSVYYFSHLGAVDRARLFWHRAGRAGDRVSAIARSLAKRVFKGRARASS